AGAGGAGTTCGGAGAGCGGCCCCCTTACGGGGTCGTCGTCATTCGAGACGGCGAGAGGGTCAAAATCCAGAACACCGAAGCTCTCCGCACTGAAGTGCTGGAGGTCGCCCAAAGGATTCGCAAGCACAAGCAACGACTCGACGACGAGATTCCCGTCGAGCAACCAGTCTGGAAGTGTCGGGCGTGCGGCCAGCGGGAGAACTGTCGGCGGGCGAGCTTGTGAGTCCACTCGTGCAAGAGCCGCTTGCACGAATGCCTCTTCCAATCCGAGTGAGTCGTCCCACAGCTTGTGGGACGAATAGCGGGAACCGCTCTACCTGAACCGGTGGCCGAGCATTCTTTCGGTTCAGCCGTTTCGTTTGTTGCGATTATAGGTTGCCTGTGCTAATCTGGCGAGGAGTCGAATAAGGAGGATTCCATGCAGCTGCTCAACGGCAACGAGGTGATAACACCGACCAAGGCCGATGCGGCACTCGCCGAGGAATCGGGGCGGCGGCTTGCGGCCCATCTGGACCACGACGCCGAGCTTCGCCTGGAAGTGAAGGGGACGAGCGAGGAGCTGAAGCTCCCGCTCTCGGCCTTGCGACTCCTCGTGCGTGTCCTGGCCGAGCTGGGGCGGGGGAACGCCGTCACGCTCACCCCGCTCCGTGCCGAGTTGACGACGCAGCAGGCGGCCGACCTGCTGAACGTCTCCCGGCCGCACCTGGTGAAGCTCCTCGACGGGGGGGCGATGCCCAGCAGCAAGGTGGGGAGCCATCGGCGGGTCCTGCTCACGGACCTCATGGCCTACCGGGAACAGTGGCACGCGAAGCGGCATGCCGCCCTCGACGAGCTGACGGCGTTGAGCCAAGACCTCGACATGGGCTACTGAGCCCATGGCCCCGACGGTCCTCTACGACGCGTGCGTGCTCTATCCGGCCCCGCTCCGCGACCTCCTCATGCGTCTCGCCATGGCGAAGCTGTTCCAAGCTCGCTGGACGGACGAAATTCATGACGAGTGGACGCGGAGCGTGGCGGCCGACCGCCCCGACCTCTCGACCGAGAGTCTGGCTCGCTGCCGTAGGCTGATGGACGAGCACGTCCCGGACAGCCTGGTGACGGGCTACGAGTCGCTCATCCCGGGCCTGAGCCTCCCCGACCCGGACGACAGGCACGTGCTCGCGGCGGCGATTCACGGCGGGGCGGGGCACATCGTGACATTCAACCTGAGCGACTTCCCGGCCTCGGTCCTCGGGGGCTATTCCATCGAAGCGATTCACCCAGACGAGTTCATCGTCAACCTTTGGGGCGAGTCCCCCGATGCGGTGCTCGATGCGGTGAGTCGCCAGCGGGCGAGCCTGAAGAACCCGCCGAGGTCGGCGGTCGAGCTGCTGGCCACGCTCGAACAGTGCGGCCTCGCCGAGACGGTCGCTCGGCTTCGTGCCCATGCGGGCGGGATTTGACGACCGGGCGGAATCCTCGCCGCCGGGGCGTTCAGAACAACCGTTTCTGCTTCAAGCGACCTCGGTCCCGCACCTCGAGCATGGCGGGCGCCCGGGCGGGAAGGGGGGAGGACGCCGCGGTGCCCGCAAGGACCGCCGCGACGGGGGACGGCTCGGTGGTCCCTCCCGATGCGACCGGCTCGACCCGAGCTTCCGCCTCGTCCTCCGTCCCTCCCGGGACGACCACCCCCCGCCGCCCTCGAATGCGGGCGGTGACGGGGCGTTCGCCGGTGGACGTCCTCGCACCCCGCGACGGCGGCGGGGTCGCGTCGAGGGATTGCGATTCCTTGAGGACTTGCACCCGCTCGGCGAGTTCCCCGGCCGTCGGGAGAGGCGCCGCGTCCGGGTCGGGCGGGGTCCCCGCGAGGGCGACCTTGAGGAGGTCGCGGAGCCCGGCCAATTCGGCGAAATAGGCGTCGTGCCGGAACGGCCTGCCGAGCCGGTCTTGATAGTCGCGTCGTTGTCCCTCCGCGAGGGCCAGCTCGCTTTGGGCCGACGCCCTCTGGC
This genomic window from Paludisphaera mucosa contains:
- a CDS encoding excisionase family DNA-binding protein, yielding MQLLNGNEVITPTKADAALAEESGRRLAAHLDHDAELRLEVKGTSEELKLPLSALRLLVRVLAELGRGNAVTLTPLRAELTTQQAADLLNVSRPHLVKLLDGGAMPSSKVGSHRRVLLTDLMAYREQWHAKRHAALDELTALSQDLDMGY
- a CDS encoding PIN domain-containing protein yields the protein MAPTVLYDACVLYPAPLRDLLMRLAMAKLFQARWTDEIHDEWTRSVAADRPDLSTESLARCRRLMDEHVPDSLVTGYESLIPGLSLPDPDDRHVLAAAIHGGAGHIVTFNLSDFPASVLGGYSIEAIHPDEFIVNLWGESPDAVLDAVSRQRASLKNPPRSAVELLATLEQCGLAETVARLRAHAGGI